Proteins co-encoded in one Flavobacterium fluviale genomic window:
- the ytxJ gene encoding bacillithiol system redox-active protein YtxJ yields the protein MSFFNSIFGSSENSEAPKSKVNWTELTDIIQLMEVQEISIEKPVVIFKHSTRCSISRMALKQFERDYDLEGVVDAYFLDLIAHRDISNEIAARFGVYHESPQLILIKNGKAVYNVSHSDIDAQALKSKV from the coding sequence ATGAGTTTTTTTAATTCAATCTTCGGAAGTTCAGAGAACTCAGAAGCTCCAAAAAGTAAAGTAAACTGGACAGAATTAACAGATATAATTCAGTTAATGGAAGTACAAGAGATTTCTATTGAAAAGCCAGTTGTAATTTTTAAACATAGTACGAGATGCAGTATCAGCCGAATGGCATTAAAACAATTTGAAAGAGATTATGATCTTGAAGGAGTTGTCGACGCCTATTTCTTAGATTTGATTGCGCATCGCGATATTTCAAATGAAATTGCTGCGCGATTCGGTGTATATCACGAATCTCCGCAATTAATTTTAATTAAAAATGGAAAAGCTGTTTATAATGTTTCGCACAGCGATATTGATGCACAAGCTTTAAAAAGTAAAGTGTAA